CGAGATCGACAGGGGAGGGGCGTCATTGAGAGCTTCCTCGGCGACGACCGGACCGGCTACGCCGTGGCGTCCACAGTCGCCAGCAAGATGCGGTACTATTCGGCCGTGGCCGCCCTCTGGCAGCGGTGTGAGCACAAGATAAGCCTCCGGGAGTGGCTATCAAGCAGCTCGATTCTGCTGCTGGGCGACAACGAGACGGCATCAGCCTCACTTGATGTAGTGAATCAACTGATGTTTACCGTCATCGCCGAGGAAATTGATCTCCAGGGAAACTCTGCCAACCGAAGGACATGGCTCTGGCTCGACGAAGTGCGTCTCGCTGGCGGTGTGCTCAACAGCGGGAAGCTTGCCCGCCTTGCCGTCAAGGGCCGCTCACGCGGCGCCGCCCTGGTGCTTAGCTTTCAAGATATCGATGGGTTTCGGCTGGTCGCGGGCAAGGAGACCGCCAACGAGGTCGTCGCTCAGTGCAGCAATATTGCGTTACTTAGGATGTCGGGGGAGGCGTCCGCTGAGTGGGCATCCAAGGTCATTGGCCAACACGAGACGATCGAGGTGCACCACTCGGATTCCACCAGGTTGCTGGGTGCTGAGAGTCGGACCGAGCAACGCGTCGTCAAAGACGCCCTTATGCCCTCGCAGTTCTACGAGTTCCCGGCCACGAACCCACAGAACGGCCTGCACGGAGTATTCATCTCGACCGCCAGGGGGGCTGAGCTGGTGAGGATAGCGCCGAACGAGGTTGCAGAGGTTGTCGTCACCGCCCTGCAGGAAGAGCGGGATGCCATCGTGGTGAGGCCCAGCGCGGATCAGTGGCTACGGGAGTGGACTTCCAGTGACTACCGGCGGCTCGGTGTCGAACGCGGGATTGAGGGCGCCGCCCATGTGACGCCCGAGATGAAGCCGAAACTCAGGCTGCGCCGTCCTGACGGCATGGCGGAGGTGCGGCTACCGAAGGCGGTCGTGTAAGGAAGCAGGGAAGGATTGATAAAAAGAGAAGTGAGAGGAGTCGCCACGGTGCGGTTCGTGCTGCTCGGTCAGAGGCAGACAAGAACTGGCTGACGCTGTCTGGCAGCGGTACTCGGATCGCCGCCCATCCCTTGTTGCGAGCATGAGGTCACCACGTGTTCGGGTTGCCGTCATGGGCTTCTGCCGCCCGCCCCTTTATCAGGACAGCTGGAGGTCGGCAACGCAGTAAGCATTCGCCGGCGCCAGCGCCGTGGTTGGAAAAGTGCGCAGAAGTTTACGTCCTGCGCGTATTTGAGGACAAAACTCTGAGGTTGAAAACGACTGGGAATCTGGATTTCGTCGCCAGAATCCACATCGACGGAGATCAGGGATACAACCGACCAATCGTCTCAAGGCTTGGGCTATTTAGCAAATCGCCAGGTGTTACGTAGTCAGCGATGACGGCCAAGGCCTTCTGGGCTGGCGAAGCGGACAAGGGCGCGGTGCAGCGGAACTCTCTGTCAGCATTGTCAACGAATGGGGCGTCGGCGATAGACGAGACAAACTCTCGGGCCAATGCTTCCACCTGGGTTTCAGAGACCTCTGGTGCTTTCTCGTTAGCCGTCGCGACAGCATTCCCAGCCGCCGAGCCGGCCATGAAGGGCACCTGCTCTCCCGTCCATTCGTAGATCATCGCATCCAACTCAGCTTCGGACACATCCACGGGAGCCGCGGTCGCATAAAGCAACTCTCCTGGCCCTTCGGGTTCATCCAGAATCCGTGCGAACAAGCTACCCGGTTCGATAGTTGGAATCTCGGTCTCCGGCCGAGCTGCAAACAACCGCTCCCGAATCCGCCGCCCGGCCCAACGACGCCGGGGCTCTCGCCTCGATTGCGAGAGGATTGCGAGGGAGTAGACATCATCGTCCTCTAGTAAAGCTTCGTCGTACGCGCGGTATACAAACTCTGAGCAGATCATCGGCTCGCGGCCCTCAGAACTGATCAGACGGATGAACTCGTTGGCTCTATGCAGCACGCCGTAAATGATCTTACGAAGGAGGCCATCGCCGAGGTTGACCTTGTGCGCTACGCAGATTGCCGCGACCAACAAGATCTGGTCGAAGCCGTAGCGGCTCCCGTCAGAAAGCCGCCTATTTGCCGCTGTAAGAACCGCACCTAGCTCATGAGTGGAGGTTAGCCTACGCACCTCTACCCAGTCGCAACCGGCAATGCTGTAGTGCAGCGGATTTGGGTGCAGCCCTGGGTTGCCCATAATGAGCGACTCGCCAACTTGCTCGTCGCCAAGATACAACCCGGCATGACTGACTTCCGTTCCATCCAGCTTGCGGATCAGCACCGACATCGCGTTCTTCCAGGCATTCGATGCACGGTAGAGCAGCACGTCACCAGGAAGAAGATCGTTTGCGTCTAGACTGTTCATGGCATGCCCTTCTTGCAATATTCCTATTCTATAGATGTTAAAGTAAATAGCCGTAACTGTAACTCAAAGCCCAACGAATCGTATTGGTGTGATCTGTCTGATTCCTGATAGCCACCCAGGAAATCAATTCGAATGCAAATCACTCAATATTGACGACGAACTCCCCGCTACGAGCAACGCACACGCCGCCTTTCACAACGAAGCACTCGACCCAGTGCATTCCAGCGTATTGCGTCGATTCATGCCGCTTCCTGCCGCTGGCATCGCTGCGGTAAAAATCCCCCCGTAGCTGCTGGGCCGCTGTTGCTTCTTTCCCGGTATTCACCACCTGCCAGTGAACGTCATAGGGCTTTGGGATGTCAGTGATCGCCTGGAATTCGAGGTCAACCCGCTTGGGGAGCGGCGCGCCGTTGCTGCCAAACCGTGTCGGGCGGAATCCGTTCCGGAAGTAGCGGGCGCGAATCTCGACTCGGTGACCCAACGGTCGCATTCGCCACTTTGGCGGCTGCCGGTGTGGGGCGTCGAGGCGCAACCAGGCACGCGGCACGCGGCCGAACGCGGAGATCGGCGCCTGCTGGGCGCCCGGCAGTGGGCCGGAGTATCGGCTTGCCACGGCGCTGCCCGGGCGGTCGCCGAAGACGCCCCGGAGCTTCGTTTCAAGTTCGCCGCGAGACGTGACGTTGAGGAGGTCGTCGATGTCTTCTTGGACCCATTCGACCCACTGGAAAAACGCTTCCGCCTTGTTGCTGCCCGGCTCGTTCCAGCGATCGGCAAAATTCTCTTCTGGGTTCACCGGGTTGGGAATTACCCACTGGTCAGCGTCGCAGCGGATCGCCCCGGACTGCTGGTAGTCCCGCATCCTGTGGACGAAGCTCGCGAGCGTCGAGTACACGTCGGGTTCTTGCCGATACCCGCTGGCTGCCAGCGTCGAGATGATCATCGAGATCGGTTTGTCACACTCATCATCGCGGCCGTCAAAGCGGACGTCACGGTGTCGTTTGAGAATCTGGATCGCCCGTTGCAACGGAGTCCGCACGAGCTGGTCGGGGACATCGTCCACGCGAGCGAATAGGTCTGGGTGGCGCGCCTGAAGCGACGCCCGCGAGCGGGCCGCGACCGCGAGAAATACCTCGCGTTGCCGCTCGAAGAACCAATCGACGTAGCCTGCGGGGTTCGTGCCGCCCCAGCGGTAAACGTCGGCGGTGCGGTTGGTGAGCGCGACCGATTGCTCGCTGTGGCGCGGCTGGACTCCGGCGTGGTAGGACGGGTCGGGAACGCACGGCAGCACGTCGAGATGGAAGCCTACGCCGTCCGCCTCGGCGTAGGTGAGCGTCCAGCAACGTCTCCCCTCGGCGTCGAGCATGTCCCGATATTTGCCATGCGCCTTCAGGCGGTCGCCAACCAGCCGCTTGACGACGGAGGGCGAAGTCGCCCCCTTCGGGATCTTGAGTTCACAGACCAGATCAATGTCGTACTCCGGGGACTGGTAGGTCGGCAGCGGGCGGACCACCGTGCCGAGCCGGAACGACCCCTGTGGGTAGACGCGCGTCTCTCCCGTCGCGCCGTGATACTCCCCCTCTTCGAGCCAGCGTCCGACCGCTTCGTACCGTTCCACCGCTTCGCGGTACTTCGAGGGGGGGATGTCAAGTTCCCTGGCGACCTCGACTAGCAGCGTGTCAACGATCAGCATCCGGTTGTCGGGCATTGTGGAATCCTTTCAGTTTTCTTGGGCGATCCGCAGCGCTGGCCGGAAGCCATCGACGGACCGATTCTGGTCGTAAACGAGGAAGGGTAGGTCGGCCTTCGGCATCCACACGCGACCCATTTCGACGGCGGCCGACACTGGGACCGCCGGGAAGACGTGCAGTTCAGCCGCCTCTCCGTGTTCGTTTTTTATCTGCTCGAACGCCAACCGAATGGCCCGGCGGAAGTCCTGGAGGTGGGCGGCGGATTGCATATAGTCATTCCCGGGCGCTGCGTGGGACAGCGACCACACGGCCGCGTCCTCCCCAACGACCGTGAGGGCGCGTTCGGAACGGATATGCGCCGACAATTCCAGTAGCAGCGCGACGCGGCCAGAAACTCCGGCGCAGCGCTGGCTGACGCTGTGGTTCACCGGAGACGCCTGATCGTTCCAGACCCAAGTCGGCGGCTCGCGGCGGCGCTGCCGCACTTCGGCATGTGGGATGTCAGAGAGAAGCCTGCCGAGGAGCACCAGGAGTGGGATCGGCGCGAGGCCGAACACTGAAAGCCGACGGATCTCGTCGCTGGCGATGCGCGGGGTGACTTGCGCCGCGAAACTGCGGCGGAGGTGCTCCGCCTCCAGCGTCCAGTACTCTTCTTCCCGGTCCTCGAATGAACTGTTACGTAGTCCAAACGCGATGGGTTGCCTCGTCGCGGGGTACTGGTCGGGTAGGAGAGCAGCCGCGGCTTCTTCGTAGCTGAGCGGCGCCTGGTGCTCGCCGATCCGGGCGCCGTACAAGAGAATATGGGATTGCATCGCCTCGGCGACACCGCCGGCTATTTCAAGACGCTCCTCGTGCCGCCGTTTCATCTCGCGGAGCCGATCGACGGGGTGCCCGTCGACATCCACCCGGTCGACCAAACGGTGGTCGGCGCACAGCAGCATCAGATTGGCCAGTTCCCCCTTGAGCTTCTCCGAAAGGATGGCGTCTCCACGGGGGCCTCCAGGCCGATCCGCGACAATGTGGGCGATGTACGCGGAGTTGAACTCTGCTTGGGTGACGTCGTCGCGGTAGAGCGGGCGGTTGCAGCCCTCATACTCACACCGCCCGCCCGCCTGTCCCCAGAGGCAGAATTTGACCCATTCTTTGATGTAGCTGACCGACATAGGTAATCCCTGGGCTAGGGTTTCGAGCGTTTGCGGCCCTTCACGGCGACCGACTTGGGGCCGGGCTTCCCGGGTCCGTGGCATTGATCGCCCGGCAGGGATCGATGGTGGGGTTTGACGGGCACGGTTTTCGGGTCCGAGATGGCGGGCCGTGCCGAGCCGCCGCAGTTTTCCTTGGACATGGGTCTTCTTCTCTGTGGGGCGTACGACGATGGCGAGAGCCTATCTCTCCTATTACTACGAAGCGCCGTTACAATCAGAAGCTTTCGCCACTTCGGGCCGGCTGTAACGGCCCTTCGTATAGGTCGGTGCCCCCGCCGATTGTTCACGCGGTCACCAGAGGCTTCCCTATGAACCCAACCGTCGAAGAGCCGCCAGATGAGGTCGATATCGCCCTACGGCTCCTGGAAGGGGACCAGTCGTGCCTGGCCGACCTCATCCGGCTGACGGCGCCAATTGAAGAGGCGATCCGCGGTCGCTTCCCCTCCCTCGCGGCCGACGCTGAGGACATAGTGGCCGAAGCGGTGCGCAGGCTCTGGAAGGCGAGGGCGAACTTCGACCCTGACCGGCCGCTGCGGCCGTACCTATACCGGATCGCCGAACGGGTAGGGCTAGATTACGTCGAAGGACGGCTGAGGTGGCTCGCGATGCGAGCTAAGGAGGTCGCGTGGGAAACCGAGCAGCTTGCTGTCGTCCCTCCGCCCTACTGCGAGGAGTTAGCTGCGGAGGACGTAGCGCCAGCTCCGAGCAAGAAGCTGCTGCGTGACGTGCGAGAAGCCGTCGACGGGCTGAAGAACCCTTTACACAAAGCGGTGCTGGTGGCCTACGCGGAGGCCGGTGACTACGTGCTGGATGCCGGGCTGCTGGGACAGCGGCTGGGAGAGGAGCATAACGGCGGGGTCCCGATCCCTGCGGGCACGATTCGACAGTACAAGCATCGCGCCAAGTCCGCGGTGGAGGCGGAGCTTCGTAGACAGGGGCACAATGTGGATCTTCTGGTGAGGGTGATATGAGCAACAACAAGCAAGGCGAGCGACTAGACGCCTTATGCCATCGAGTGATTGTGCCGGCTGGCTTCGACCCGAAGAACGATGCGGAGATCGAGCGGATGCTCGAAGCGCTTGGCGGAGACGACACTGCAGAGCGAACCGATCGGATTCTCTTGAAGGTGCTCGGCAAGCGGCGTATGGCCTGGGAAGAACCGGTAGCTGAGGCCTATGAGTGCGACACGAACGATGCGGCCGCTAACGAGTTCGTTGAGATGTTCCGCGCGCCAGGTGAACCGCTGTCGGAGGATTTGGAAGCGAAGCTCCGGGAGATGGAGCAGCGGGCGATGGAAGAACCCAGCGAAGACGGCGAAACTGGTCCGAACGAAGAACGGGGCGAGCGTGGCGGTTCCAAGTAGCAATCCATGGCGCTTGGCGCACGCCGCGCGCGAGCGGGCAACGTTGGAGGGAGAAGCGGTGGCCGAAGCTCTTGGGTGCGATACCCCGCCGATCGATCCCTTCGACGTGGTGAGGCGGGAGCGCCGCCTGATCCATGCCGAGGGCGATGACTTCGGCGACGCGTTTGATGGGAGGATACGCTACCTCGGTCGCCGGTTCTTGATCGCCTACAACACTTGCTACGATCGGTGGCCGCATCAGGGCAAGCACCACTCGAAGGTCTTGTTCACGGTCGCTCACGAATTAGGCCACTTCTACCTGCCAGAGCACCGAAGGCGCTTGGTGACGAGCCGTCGGGCGCACGACTCCTTCACCGAGTTCGTGGCCGACCGTCAGATCGAGCAGGAGGCCGATGCGTTCGCCGCGGGCCTGCTGATGCCCAAACAGCTGCTGCGACGGTTTGTAAACGCCGAGAACTTCCCGACAATCGAACGCATCAAGGAAGTGCGCAACCTGTTCAGCGTCTCGCTGACGGGCCTGCTAGTCCGCTGGACACAGCTCTCGGACTTCCCGTGTCTGACCGTGGCGGCCCGCGGCGATGAGATCCTCTTCGGCTGGGCCTCCGAGTCGCTGCGCAGTCAGGGCGTGTGGGGAGTTCGCCGCGGTGAGCGTGCGGTAGGCAAGGAGTTTCAGTCCTTCGTTCGGCATTCTCAAACAGGGGGCGGATACCGCGAGTCAAAAGCGAACGGGGCACTATACTCCTGGGCCGAACATGAAGGTCGGCGGCTACTCACACAGGAACACTACTTCTATATCCCTCACACCGGGATGTCTTGGTGCCTCGTCATGGCAGACGAGCAAGACTTCGAGCGTCAGAGCTACTGATCAGCTTTATGCCGCAAGACCGTTCAAAGATGCGTCGGTCCGACACTCTCGCGTAGATTGGGCAGTTAAGGTAGGGCAAGCGTCAGGCTGCGTGCAAGTGGCTGACTTCCCGCGTCAACAGAAGGCATCGGCAACCGGCCTGCGGTGCAACTATCAGTGCAACGCGAACTGAACTGTGCTCGGAAAGCCCAGGGAGGTTACGCCCTCCCCGGCTGCATTCAGTATCAAAATCCGCTGCTGCATTCGTCGTTGAGCAGCGGTCTTGCCTTGTCCTGATCCACCGCAGCTGAGCCTTGGTTACTCGAGTCAGTGGTCTGTCCTCAGCATGTCCCACAGCAAACGAGCGATGGTGCTCACTACTTCAGCAGCTCAACCGCAAACCCACGCCGCGCAAGTCAATGCATCTTCAATAGGTTGTATGAGCGTAAAGCTGCGGTCGGTGTCTTGACCGCTGCACGAAGACCTTGCTTTCGCGGTCAGTTCTTCAACGGAGTGGAGTAGCCAGATGGGATGTATCGCCAAGCTGTCGAATTTGGGCGGCGATCTGACGGAGGTGAGGATCCGCGTGGGCGAAGAACCGCTTCAATCCGGGGCACAAATAGCTAAGTCCCGGCTGGCCGTCCGGGCTCTTGGTGAAGCGGTTCTTGGGGCAGTCGCCGTTGCAGGCGAAGCGGTAGTCGCACTTCTTGCAGTGGTCCGTCAGTGTGTCGCGTTTGTTGCAGCCAAACTTTCGCTGCTCTGGCGAGTAGACCATGTCGGCCAATTGAGGCCCGTCCTTGCTGAGCATTCCAATCTGGTACTCGGGGTAGACGAAATGGTCGCAAGAGTAAACCGCGCCGTCTTTCTCCAACGCGACGCATCTGCCGCAGGTTTCAGCCATTGTACAGAGCTGGGCGGGTTTGTTCATCCATTGCCCGACAGCCGACTCGAACCAGTTCACGTAGACTCTGCCAAGATCGTTCTCACGCCATAGATCGAACGTGCGGCAGAGGAAATCACCGAAGTCGTCGGGGTCCACCGACCAATCTGTCACGACCGAGGTCGAGCGGCCTGGCCTTGCTGCCTCAGAGCCAACTGGTGGCATGGAGTCCTGATTCCAGTGGCCCGGCGCCACGGCATGAAAGTCTCGTGGCTCTACGCAGGGGCTCCACTGGATGTAGTGGCAGCCCAAATCTTCGGTCAAGAACCGGTAGACGTCCTCGGGATGCCGGGCGTTGACGGCGTTCACGACCGCCAAAGCGCTGAACGGTATGTTATGCCGCTGAAGCAGGCGAGCTGCTGAGTACACCTTGTCGAACGTGGAGGCGCCGCCCCGCGTGACGCGGTAGCGATCATGAAGATGCTTGGGCCCGTCGATGCTAAGGCCGACGAAGAACTCGTTCTCCTTCAGAAACTCGCACCATTCGTCGTCGAGCAGCAAGCCGTTGGTTTGCAGGTCGTTCTCGATGTGTTTGTCGCCAGCATGCCTCGCTTGTATCCGAATGACCTTGCGGAAGAAGTCGAGACCCAAGAGCGTGGGCTCTCCACCGTGCCACGTAAACTCGATGATGTCGGTATCCTGACCGGCAACGTGTTGACGAATAAATTCCTCTAGCAACCCATCGGTGATTGGGCTGGCGGAGTCGTCGGCAAGCAGGCCCTGCTTGTGTAAGTAATAGCAGTAGGTGCAGTCGATGTTGCAGCGAGAACCAATGGGCTTGGCGGCGACGAAGAATGATCGGACAAGGCGTCGCATGGCCATTGAGGAATTGGATGAATCAGGGAGGGGCAGTCAGCACAGTGGCTGGCGGTTTACTGCAACGCCAAACGGTAATCGACTATCCGCTGTTCGAGAGCCAAGCCACGGGCAAAGTCCAGTTCTGAGAGGGGCTCTTGTCCTTGTCGCTATCACTTGTCTTGGTGAAGGCAATACAAGCTTTCACCTGAGAGAGTCACGGCGGCCTTGAGATCGGCTGCGTCCTCGCGGCACGGATCGATTAGTCATTCAACGGTCCTAAATCGCTCCATGTGGCAGGATCAATTCCCCATATCTCTTCGCAGTCAATTGCGAGATCTTCGAGGGATTGGTAAAAGCTATCCCATTTGCACGGTCCTTCTGAATTTACGTACTGGTATAGAAAATAGCCTCCATCCCCCTTCTCCGCACCTAGCCACCGTATGTCATTCGTTACATGATCGTCGGGTATTTTACATTCGATTCTCATGGTACTAACGGAATGTGAATATTCCGCCCTCCATTGAACTCAAAATGTCCATGTGGACCACGACTTGAAGCATAGGGGCTTCGAGGGTGTCCTGCCAAGTCGCTGTTTGAAAAGCGAACTCGCCGCATCCCGTCAGCCGAATAGAGGGAACCGTCCTTGCCTGTAGTATAGCCATCGCCCAGAAATCGCTCCGCATCGTCAAGGAATTTTCCTTCAGTTCTTGGTTTCGCTGTCACGTTGTTGTACGGATCGGCCTTAAATCCAGGAGGCTTGCGAGGTTTCCCAGTGACAGGATCCGGTCGTGGCTGGGCACACCCATTGTTATGCACGAGTGCTCCAAGCATCGAAACCCGATAAACATGGTCAGTCTCGACGGCCATGTTGTAGACACGGTGAACTCCTGGAACTTGCGCAAGTGACTGTACTTGGAGCTGGCCATCGGGACCGTCCAAGAAATCGTCACGCAGGAGTTCGCGTGCCGACACCCACGCATCGTCGTTTGATCGAAAGAACTTGTGAGATCCGGTTGTGCGAACGGACTCAATCTTGCCATCTTGATCGGCAAACGTAAGTTCGTAGAGGTCGTCGTTGAGGTGGTCGACCGTAGTCAATACCACCCGACCAGGGCCGTCCATTATTGGTGGACAGGGCTCGTTGGCGACTACCACGGCCTGTAAATTCTCGGGAAGGCCCATCTCTAAGAGGTCAAGTGGCAATGGAACGGTATTGCCGACTTCAGCCGAGTGTGCTGAGACCCAGGCAGGTGGCTGCAACGTCGAAACATGCACCAAGTCGACTGTGCCATCTTCCCAACGGCTTTCAGCCTTAAGCCGTACTTTCCGCCACGTTGTGGGGTCGACCTGAGTGTGACCTGCAAGCTCATCGGCCGAGTAAACGCCTGTAACTCGATCGCCAACCTGTATCTGCTCGATAGGAGCAGTCGTTTCTGCGACTGATGCGGCGACCGGTGTTGGCTCAATAGCTGGTTCGGGATCACCGGCGAAGAAGCACGGTATTGCGAAGAATCCAGCAAGCAATAGCCAGCAGGTCAACCACACAACCTTAATGCGAGCCCGGCTAAGCAGCGACGACTTTTCAGACGCAATGCAGCCCGGTTTAAATCCTGGAACTATTACTCCAGTTTCTTCAACTCGCTCGGAGGTTGGCATATTCGACGGCTCTGCCATTGCTTCAGCACTTTGTGGCCTTAAGGGGGCCTTCCTGGAATTCTGACGGCGGCGAGCTTTGCTGCTTGAGTTAGTTTTCTCTGGCTTGCGACTGTGCAATTCGGGTAGACCTACGCCGGCAACTGCGATAACTGTCGCCGAAACTGCCAAGACCATCGATGAGTTGTGTGACGTACCGCTTTCCACCTGCACAAGGTGGGTCTCGGCTAACCGTCCCACGTCTGCGTGCTGCAGAACAGGGGTGCCAGCGACGAAGCAGAATCCGCCGCGAGTGCTTGGGGGGGCGTGTCCTGCTCGGGCAGCGGCGCGCGCTGCCGACGCGCCGGCAAATGCTCCCCCGACGATCCCTTCAATCAAACCTGCCATGAGCCCTTCTGCAGCAATGTCGCCGAAGGATGCTTTGGGGGAGGCAAATGCTCCTGCCAGCAGGCCAGCGAGGCCTCCCCCAATGGCGCCGGCAACGGCTCCAGCTGCGGCTCCCGGAGGTCCCCCCATGACTCCGCCGGCGGCAAAACCTGCTGCGAGACCGGATGAAGCCCCCGCCAGACCGCCGATTGCACTGCGAGTGCCGATTCCGTACAACCCCGAGGGATCAACGTAGATCACCGAGTTATTGCCGACGTAGCGGTGCAGGTTCATGTCGCCCGCGGCAAACCCCATCGGGTCGCGGGAAACAAACCCTCCGATGCTCGTGCTGTACCACCGAGCTCGGGCGTAGACGAGGCCGGTCGTGACGTCCAGGCTCTGGCCGGCAAAGAATCGGGTGTTGCCAACGGACGACGTCGATGTCGGGTTCGCCCAGTTGACATCATAGATGGTCACCCTGCCGAAGGGATCGTAGTCGTAGCGTTCTTGGACGACGCCCGCAGCATTGACAACGGCCGTGATATTGTGGTTGGCGTCGGACAGGTAGTAGAGTCGGTCCCCCGACACAAGCACGCCGGCTGAATAGCTGTCACGCAGGATGGGCGAGTCGATATAACGCAGTGACCAGACGTACTGCCGGTGGGGTTGAAGAACACTCTGGCCATCCGGCAGTCGCGTCTCGACGACCTGCTCGCCATCGTAGTAGAAATGCTCATCGGTTCCACCGCTGACCCGTTCGATCCGCCGGTCCTGGCCATCGTACTCATAGGTAACGGTTGTCGTTCCGTCGCTGGCCGACACAATACGGTTCCATGCGTCGTACTCCAGCGTCAATCCGGTAGTCTCGTTGCCAGGTTTGGGAGTGGTGATCATGTTCCCGGCGCGGTCGTACGCGGGCGTAGCGGCACCGGCGCTGATGGAGGTGATCTCATTGGCGGCGTTGCTCTGTCTGGTCTGGACGGTCCCGTCGTCGTCGAAGCTGCTCCAGTTGCCCAGCGCGTCGTGTCCCCAGTCCTGCGTGTAGCCGCTGCCTCGCTCAAACGACACGAGTTGGTCGAGGTCGTCATACTCATAAGCTTGGTCAAGAGAGGACTGCAGGGCATTGTCGCGGGCCGTGCGGTTTCCAGCGCGGTCGTACGTGTAGTTGTATTCGTCGAGCACGCTCGGAGTGGAACCATAGTCGTTCCAGACCTGATCAGCGACCCGGCCGAATCGGTCGAGTGCATCGAAGTTGCTTGCTGAGTAGTCGAGCTTGACCTCTGGCTCCTCGTAATCTTCGCTTGCCAGGGCGTCCAAGCCGAGATACTCGTACGCCGCGTGCGTGTTGGTCCCGTCGCCGATCGTTGCGACGCGTGAGAGCACGTCATCGATCGAACCAGAGCTGCCGTACCCGTACTCAACCGTCCTGCCGTTCGGATAGATTAAGTCGGTGAGTCTTAAGTGGGCTGCGACGCCCGCGCTGGCGCCGTCATCGTAGACGTAGGAAACGCTCGGCGTTGTGGAAGTGTTGACAGCGCCGTCGTTAGCCTGCCACTCTTCAATCAGGTTCCCCCAGCCGTCGTAGGCGTACTCGATCTGATTGACGACCTGCGTGCCACTTGTATCGCCGTAGCTAGTAATCGACTGCTGACGGCCGAGATCGTCGTAGGCGTAGGCGATTCGGCGGATCGAGCCATCGACGTTTTCCCCGCCGATCCCCAGATCTGTGACGGTGTCGTCGGACAAGCGGCCGGCCGCGTCGTAGCTGTACGCGTGGACGACGCCGCGTTGGTCGGTGGCCGTAACCGCACGGTCCAGCCAGTCGTAGGTCGTGGTGACGTGATCTCCGTTATCGGTAGTGATCGACCACACCAGTGTGTTCTGATCCTGCGTGAGCACGTCCGTTGCATCGGCAGATACCTCTCCCGTCCGCACGAACGCATTGGTGGGCGACTCGTAAAGGTAGCGAGTTGCTTGGCTGACGACGCCCCCGCCGCTCCCTTTGGCGTTGAGGGCGGTGACCGTAGCGAGGCGTCCGAGTGTGTCGTACTCGTACGCAGTTGTGATGTCCTGCCGCGTGTCGGTCTCAACGACGGCGCCGTCGTTGTAGTTCCGGATCTCGCGGATTGGACGGTCCAGGAGGTCGTACTGCGTTTCAAAGATGCGGCCGAGGTTGTCAACCTGGCGCTCAATCCTGCCGGCGTCACTCAGACGCGGGTCGTAAACCGATTTGGTGACGAGGTAGTTGTCGGAGGAGTTGGGCTCCGGGGCGGTAGACTCTACCACGT
This genomic interval from Posidoniimonas corsicana contains the following:
- a CDS encoding anaerobic sulfatase maturase, with translation MAMRRLVRSFFVAAKPIGSRCNIDCTYCYYLHKQGLLADDSASPITDGLLEEFIRQHVAGQDTDIIEFTWHGGEPTLLGLDFFRKVIRIQARHAGDKHIENDLQTNGLLLDDEWCEFLKENEFFVGLSIDGPKHLHDRYRVTRGGASTFDKVYSAARLLQRHNIPFSALAVVNAVNARHPEDVYRFLTEDLGCHYIQWSPCVEPRDFHAVAPGHWNQDSMPPVGSEAARPGRSTSVVTDWSVDPDDFGDFLCRTFDLWRENDLGRVYVNWFESAVGQWMNKPAQLCTMAETCGRCVALEKDGAVYSCDHFVYPEYQIGMLSKDGPQLADMVYSPEQRKFGCNKRDTLTDHCKKCDYRFACNGDCPKNRFTKSPDGQPGLSYLCPGLKRFFAHADPHLRQIAAQIRQLGDTSHLATPLR